The genome window AGGCTTTTCCATCAGTGATAGAAATTGGCGTGCGTAAGAAGAAAGAGACTCAACATAACGACGTTGACCTTCAGCATATAAGGTATCGAAAGCTAAAGATGATTTGCCCGAGCCAGAAAGGCCAGTAATAACAATAAGCTTATCGCGAGGAATATCTAAGTCGATATTTTTTAAGTTATGAGTGCGAGCACCACGAACTTCAATTTGTTTCATCTTACGCCCTGTTACTACCTATACACCACGATATTGGTTAAGGTCAGCCTGAAATTTTGAGAATCGGCTATTATGGCATAAAACTTAGTTAAAAATCAGCTAGGGTGGTAATTATTTCATTTCAATCGCTCTATTATGTAACAAGGTAATGCTTAGTTAAATTCGTTAACAATATAACTACAAATTTATAGAGCACAGTTCATAATTTATACTTGCAACAAATTATCAGTTCTGTATAATACGCCGACCGAAACCGATATGGTTTAGGTTTTTGTTAGTGACTAATAGCTTATAGCTAGAGGAAAATTCTAACCGACAGCAACTCCGATTTGGAGTTGAATGTATATATAGCAGTACGCTCCCCTACACCAAAACGTAGGTGATGAGCCGTACTTTGTTCGTTCTTTTTATATTGGGGATTTGATAAATGTCAAATCAAAGAATTCGCATTCGTTTGAAAGCGTTCGATCATCGTCTGATTGATCAATCAACAGCTGAAATCGTAGATACTGCAAAGCGCACTGGTGCTCAGGTTCGTGGTCCTATTCCACTTCCTACACGTAAAGAGCGTTTTACTATCTTGATTTCTCCACACGTAAACAAAGATGCTCGTGATCAGTACGAGATTCGTACTCACAAGCGTATGATTGATATCGTTGAACCAACTGAGAAAACTGTAGACGCATTAATGCGTTTAGATTTAGCAGCTGGTGTTGACGTTCAAATCAGCTTGGGTTAATAAGGGGATTTAACTATGACTATTGGTTTAGTCGGACGTAAAGTTGGTATGACTCGTGTCTTCACTGAAGATGGCGTTTCTGTACCAGTTACAGTCGTAGAAGTTGAAGCTAACCGCGTTGCTCAAGTGAAAACTCTTGAAAACGATGGTTATCGTGGTTTACAAGTAACAACTGGCTCTCGTAAAGCTAGTCGTGTTACTAAGCCTTTAGCAGGTCATTTTGCTAAAGCAGGTGTTACAGCTGGCCGTGGCTGCTGGGAATTCCGCTTACAAGATGGCGAAGGTGAAGGTATTGAAGCTGGCAGTGACATCACTGTTGAGTTATTCAATGAAACCAAATTAGTAGACGTTACCGGTACTTCAAAAGGTAAAGGTTTCCAAGGTGGTATCAAGCGCTGGAATTTCAGCATGCAAGATGCAACTCATGGTAACTCTATATCTCACCGTTCTAACGGCTCTATCGGCCAGTGTCAAACACCTGGTCGTGTATTTAAAGGCAAAAAGATGTCTGGTCACATGGGTGCTGAGAAAGTTACTACTCAAAAC of Thalassotalea fonticola contains these proteins:
- the rpsJ gene encoding 30S ribosomal protein S10 gives rise to the protein MSNQRIRIRLKAFDHRLIDQSTAEIVDTAKRTGAQVRGPIPLPTRKERFTILISPHVNKDARDQYEIRTHKRMIDIVEPTEKTVDALMRLDLAAGVDVQISLG
- the rplC gene encoding 50S ribosomal protein L3, with protein sequence MTIGLVGRKVGMTRVFTEDGVSVPVTVVEVEANRVAQVKTLENDGYRGLQVTTGSRKASRVTKPLAGHFAKAGVTAGRGCWEFRLQDGEGEGIEAGSDITVELFNETKLVDVTGTSKGKGFQGGIKRWNFSMQDATHGNSISHRSNGSIGQCQTPGRVFKGKKMSGHMGAEKVTTQNLELVRVDAARNLLLIKGAVPGAINGNVIVKPAVKA